In the genome of Chryseobacterium oryzae, one region contains:
- the queD gene encoding 6-carboxytetrahydropterin synthase QueD codes for MIRITKIFTFETAHVLYNYDGKCKNMHGHSYKLFVTVKGKPINDINHPKNGMVVDFGDIKTIVKSEIVDVWDHAVLINGLSPHKELGESLEDQGHKVIYCTFQPTCENMLYAIAAKIKSKLPEGISLAYLKLHETENSYGEWFAEDN; via the coding sequence ATGATACGTATTACAAAAATTTTTACATTCGAAACCGCTCATGTTCTATACAATTACGATGGTAAGTGTAAAAATATGCACGGACATTCCTATAAACTTTTCGTTACCGTAAAAGGAAAACCTATTAATGATATAAACCATCCCAAAAACGGAATGGTTGTAGATTTTGGAGATATAAAAACAATTGTAAAGTCTGAAATTGTAGATGTTTGGGATCATGCAGTTTTAATTAATGGTCTTTCTCCTCATAAAGAACTGGGCGAAAGCCTAGAAGACCAAGGGCATAAAGTTATTTACTGTACCTTTCAGCCAACTTGCGAAAATATGCTATACGCTATTGCGGCAAAAATAAAGTCTAAACTTCCGGAAGGTATTTCACTTGCTTATCTTAAGTTGCACGAAACCGAAAATTCTTATGGAGAATGGTTTGCAGAGGATAATTAA
- a CDS encoding DUF5715 family protein yields the protein MKKLLYLFLLLFHQFFYAQSAKKNIPCYDLNTVLKVQPTILYLPHLEASRSFKVKLLENASHVQKYINKGKFHTVKKKGKGYCVQKLDYSRAYLVSKAKTTLENIGTKFSKETKGQLFTVSSLTRTLEDQCRLRRVNSNASLGISSHNYGNSFDISYVRFNNVLKNNPKLEASLEKVLKHYADLGRIYYIKERQQSCFHVTVRNY from the coding sequence ATGAAGAAGCTGCTGTACTTATTTTTGTTATTATTTCATCAGTTTTTTTATGCACAGTCGGCAAAGAAAAATATTCCTTGTTATGACTTAAATACGGTTCTGAAAGTTCAGCCAACCATACTTTATCTTCCACACTTGGAAGCTTCGAGGAGTTTTAAAGTAAAATTACTGGAGAATGCTTCTCATGTTCAGAAATACATCAATAAAGGTAAATTTCATACCGTAAAAAAGAAAGGTAAAGGGTATTGTGTTCAGAAGTTAGATTACAGCAGAGCTTATCTTGTTTCCAAAGCTAAAACAACCTTAGAAAATATAGGAACAAAATTCAGTAAAGAAACAAAAGGTCAGTTATTTACGGTTTCTTCTCTTACAAGAACTCTTGAAGACCAATGCAGACTGAGGAGAGTAAACAGTAATGCATCTTTAGGAATCAGCTCTCACAATTATGGAAATTCTTTCGATATTTCTTATGTGAGATTCAATAATGTTCTTAAAAATAATCCAAAACTTGAAGCCTCTCTGGAAAAAGTTTTAAAGCATTATGCCGATTTAGGTCGTATTTATTACATCAAAGAAAGACAGCAAAGTTGCTTTCATGTTACGGTAAGAAATTACTGA
- a CDS encoding TonB-dependent receptor, translating to MKLIVSFLLILTGLVNINAQKSFTVKGVVQDFHDKTKLGNAEVYIGEYSAKTDKNGQFSFEKIPAGNYKLIAKHPDCNDYTENIGVTKDIYITITLEHHVQDIEMVTIHGSHKNNGSMIVKTIDQSTISRNVTENLGNLLTNISGVNVLKTGNNISKPIIHGLYGSRVSILNDGVKLAEQEWGVEHAPNVDVNNFEHVDVVKGASALKYGSGAVGGVVVLQPQILPKKDTIMGNVSLSGISNGKGVNLSVKLAKTWENGWAVKTNGSYKKLGDLEAPEYGLMNTGAETSGFNFGVQKMNFNQGFSFDYYLTKSSIGILRSSHVGNSEDLLRALTAPEPFYQRDFSYEVGNPRQEIEHHIAKVSGYKRFENFGKITATYSLQYNHRKEYDIRRTEELSKKAALDLELVTNDFNVNHLIERGKWNLESGINAGYQNNYSNTNTEARRLVPNYDRFYGGVYSVLKYKVAPELDLEAGGRYDYDRYEVTKWYDLSDWNKLYASDFSDFVTRINKNRILTKPVLNYHNISANAGIVYHPSAYFDLKLNYARVSRSPNIAELFADGLHHSAAIIERGNMRMKNETGNQFNLVANMKANVLGGLNVSVNPYLFYTKNFINQIPTGYQNTQWGGAFVVYNYEQVNAKMYGVDVDVQLKISDNLLYKGSGSYVYGQDLTNDVPLIMMMPPNFNNSLEFSKKEWKNFYFNVSNNTYLKQTRFPVYNVPIRLFDSDGNPYNQMVDISTPPNGYSLWNLQTGLNFSKNFGMDFSVRNVFNKSYRDYLNRLRFFSNEMGRNFILTLKYQF from the coding sequence ATGAAATTGATCGTAAGTTTTTTGCTGATCCTTACAGGATTAGTCAATATTAATGCGCAAAAATCTTTTACTGTAAAAGGTGTCGTACAGGATTTTCATGACAAAACCAAGCTGGGAAATGCAGAAGTTTACATAGGAGAGTATTCTGCCAAAACCGATAAAAACGGGCAGTTTTCTTTTGAGAAAATTCCAGCCGGAAATTATAAACTCATTGCTAAGCATCCCGATTGTAACGATTATACTGAAAATATAGGAGTTACAAAGGATATATATATTACCATTACTTTAGAACATCATGTTCAGGACATTGAAATGGTAACAATACACGGAAGCCATAAGAATAATGGGAGTATGATCGTAAAAACAATAGACCAATCTACAATTTCCAGAAATGTAACCGAAAATTTAGGAAATCTTTTAACCAATATTTCGGGTGTAAATGTTCTTAAAACAGGAAATAACATTAGCAAACCGATTATCCACGGCTTGTACGGAAGTAGAGTTTCAATCCTTAATGATGGTGTAAAACTTGCCGAACAGGAATGGGGTGTAGAACATGCACCGAATGTAGATGTTAATAATTTTGAGCATGTGGATGTGGTAAAAGGAGCGTCTGCTCTAAAATACGGCAGTGGAGCAGTAGGCGGAGTTGTAGTTTTACAGCCGCAGATTCTTCCTAAAAAAGATACCATTATGGGAAATGTTTCCCTTTCGGGCATCTCTAACGGAAAAGGAGTTAATCTCAGTGTGAAACTTGCGAAAACTTGGGAAAACGGATGGGCAGTAAAAACCAACGGAAGCTACAAAAAACTTGGCGATCTGGAAGCTCCGGAATATGGTCTTATGAATACAGGTGCAGAAACTTCAGGATTTAATTTTGGGGTTCAGAAAATGAATTTTAATCAGGGTTTTTCTTTCGATTATTATCTTACCAAAAGTTCTATAGGAATTCTTAGAAGCTCCCATGTGGGTAATTCTGAAGATTTACTGAGAGCACTTACAGCACCGGAGCCTTTTTATCAGAGAGATTTCAGCTATGAAGTGGGAAATCCAAGACAGGAAATTGAACACCATATAGCAAAAGTTTCCGGATATAAAAGATTCGAAAACTTTGGGAAAATTACTGCAACGTACAGTTTACAATATAACCACAGAAAGGAATACGATATAAGACGTACCGAAGAGCTCAGTAAAAAGGCTGCACTGGATTTGGAACTGGTAACCAACGATTTTAATGTTAATCATTTAATTGAAAGAGGAAAATGGAATCTTGAATCTGGAATTAACGCAGGATATCAAAATAATTATTCCAATACCAATACCGAAGCCAGAAGATTAGTTCCGAATTACGACCGTTTTTACGGCGGAGTATATTCTGTATTGAAATATAAAGTTGCTCCGGAATTAGACTTAGAAGCAGGAGGTAGATACGATTATGATCGTTATGAAGTAACGAAATGGTACGATTTAAGCGACTGGAATAAGTTGTATGCTTCAGATTTCAGTGATTTTGTAACGAGAATCAATAAAAACAGAATTCTTACAAAACCGGTTTTAAATTACCATAATATTTCTGCCAATGCGGGTATTGTATATCATCCATCGGCATATTTCGATTTAAAACTGAATTATGCCAGAGTTTCCAGATCGCCAAATATTGCAGAATTATTTGCAGATGGGCTGCATCATTCTGCAGCGATTATTGAAAGAGGAAACATGAGAATGAAAAATGAAACCGGAAATCAGTTCAATCTTGTTGCGAATATGAAAGCGAATGTTTTAGGCGGATTAAATGTTTCTGTAAATCCGTATCTTTTTTACACCAAAAATTTTATTAATCAAATTCCTACAGGTTATCAAAATACACAATGGGGTGGTGCATTTGTCGTATATAATTACGAACAGGTTAATGCTAAAATGTATGGTGTAGATGTAGATGTTCAGTTGAAAATATCAGATAATCTTCTCTATAAAGGAAGTGGTTCTTATGTGTATGGACAAGACCTTACGAACGATGTTCCTCTAATTATGATGATGCCTCCGAATTTTAACAATTCATTGGAATTCAGCAAAAAAGAGTGGAAGAACTTTTATTTCAACGTTAGCAATAATACGTATCTTAAACAGACGAGATTTCCGGTATATAACGTTCCTATCAGATTGTTCGATTCAGATGGAAACCCTTACAACCAGATGGTGGATATTTCTACGCCGCCAAATGGTTACTCACTTTGGAATCTTCAGACCGGACTGAATTTTTCTAAAAATTTCGGGATGGATTTTTCTGTCCGAAATGTATTCAACAAATCTTACAGAGATTATCTCAACAGACTTCGTTTCTTTTCTAATGAAATGGGAAGAAACTTTATTTTAACTCTAAAATATCAATTTTAA
- a CDS encoding UDP-2,3-diacylglucosamine diphosphatase, producing MLKTTIHLDPGKKVYFASDQHFGSPNPKQSKIREEKFIRWMNEIKKDAQVIFLMGDLFDFWHEWNYVVPKGYVRVLGKIAELKDSGIHIYFFVGNHDLWMKDYLEEEIGCTVFYQKQYFEIGGKQFLLAHGDGLGPGDKGYKRMKKLFTNPVAQWFFKWLHPDIAMKLALYMSQKNKMISGDEDKEFLGEDKEFLIIYSKKKLEKENIDYFVYGHRHLPLVLDLNNHSKYINLGDWISYFTYGVFEKDFELKTFEAEPKISS from the coding sequence GTGCTTAAAACTACCATTCATTTGGATCCGGGAAAGAAGGTTTATTTTGCTTCAGATCAGCATTTTGGATCTCCCAATCCTAAACAAAGTAAAATTCGCGAAGAAAAATTTATCCGTTGGATGAACGAAATTAAGAAAGATGCTCAGGTAATTTTTCTGATGGGAGATTTGTTCGATTTTTGGCACGAATGGAACTATGTAGTTCCTAAAGGTTACGTTCGGGTTTTAGGGAAAATAGCAGAACTTAAAGACAGCGGAATTCACATTTATTTCTTTGTAGGAAATCACGATTTGTGGATGAAAGATTATCTTGAAGAAGAAATTGGCTGCACCGTATTTTACCAAAAGCAATATTTTGAAATTGGAGGTAAACAGTTTTTACTCGCTCACGGAGACGGTTTAGGTCCCGGAGATAAAGGCTATAAAAGAATGAAAAAACTTTTTACCAATCCTGTTGCACAATGGTTTTTCAAGTGGCTTCATCCTGATATTGCCATGAAACTAGCGTTGTATATGTCTCAAAAAAATAAGATGATTTCTGGCGACGAAGACAAAGAATTTTTAGGAGAAGACAAAGAATTTCTCATTATCTATTCTAAAAAGAAGCTGGAAAAAGAAAATATAGATTATTTTGTCTACGGACACCGTCATTTACCATTGGTTTTAGATTTGAATAACCATTCTAAATACATCAATTTAGGAGATTGGATTTCCTATTTCACTTATGGAGTTTTTGAAAAAGATTTCGAATTAAAAACTTTTGAAGCAGAACCTAAAATATCCTCATAG
- a CDS encoding trigger factor, which translates to MNVTAQNHDDVSALLTVTLEKSDYKDKVEKQLINYAKNAQVPGFRKGKVPLSMVRKQYEAGIAFEEINKQVSDALNNYINENKLRLVGQPVPQPVNDFNHNAEKLEVAFEVGYEPEFSIDLSKYEAPHYKVSASEKEISKSIENMQKRFAEQVPQDKITKDSYVALEITQVVEENAEGEHHHHPKNVTITAENKATFKLVKSLKMDESVKVSKETLVSDEDLAKDLGFSKEEAESLHHAEVEVKVKDFYSLNLAELNQELFDKVYGEGNIKTEEELKEKVKSELDEYFQQNADVHFVNKVLEQVSEKEEVKLPEEFLVKWLMFSNQNIHTEEQAKEIFEAEKNQLKYQIIEGKLMSENEIQLDYADILSQAEQLVKNQLAIYGIHHLGDEEIQKYAVEMLKDQEQVRQISSEVAMTKLKDVILEKATKKETEISHDEFLEELKK; encoded by the coding sequence ATGAACGTTACAGCTCAAAATCATGATGATGTAAGTGCATTGCTTACAGTTACATTAGAAAAATCTGACTACAAAGATAAAGTAGAAAAACAGTTGATTAACTATGCCAAAAATGCGCAGGTTCCTGGTTTCAGAAAAGGAAAAGTGCCTTTGAGTATGGTAAGAAAACAATATGAAGCGGGTATTGCATTCGAAGAAATCAATAAGCAGGTTTCTGATGCTTTAAACAATTATATCAACGAAAATAAGCTAAGATTAGTAGGTCAGCCGGTTCCTCAACCTGTTAATGACTTCAATCATAATGCTGAAAAGCTTGAAGTGGCTTTCGAAGTTGGTTACGAGCCAGAATTCTCTATCGACCTTTCTAAATATGAGGCTCCTCACTACAAAGTGTCTGCTTCAGAAAAAGAAATCAGCAAGAGCATCGAGAATATGCAGAAGCGTTTTGCAGAACAAGTTCCGCAAGATAAAATTACAAAAGATTCTTATGTTGCTTTAGAAATTACTCAGGTAGTTGAAGAAAATGCAGAAGGAGAACACCACCACCATCCAAAGAACGTTACCATTACAGCAGAAAACAAGGCTACTTTCAAATTGGTGAAGTCTTTAAAAATGGATGAGTCTGTAAAAGTATCTAAAGAAACTTTAGTGTCTGATGAAGATTTGGCTAAAGATTTAGGATTCTCTAAAGAAGAGGCAGAAAGCTTACACCACGCTGAGGTTGAAGTAAAAGTAAAAGATTTTTATTCTTTGAATCTTGCTGAGCTTAACCAGGAACTTTTTGATAAAGTATACGGTGAAGGAAACATTAAAACTGAAGAAGAGCTTAAAGAAAAAGTAAAATCTGAATTGGATGAATACTTCCAGCAAAATGCAGATGTTCACTTCGTGAATAAAGTATTGGAGCAGGTTTCTGAAAAAGAAGAAGTAAAACTTCCTGAAGAATTCTTAGTAAAATGGTTGATGTTCTCTAACCAGAATATCCACACCGAAGAGCAGGCAAAAGAAATCTTTGAAGCAGAAAAAAATCAGTTGAAATATCAGATCATTGAAGGGAAACTGATGAGCGAAAACGAAATTCAGTTAGACTACGCAGACATCTTGTCTCAGGCAGAACAGTTGGTGAAAAACCAGTTGGCAATCTACGGAATACACCATTTAGGTGACGAAGAAATTCAGAAATATGCTGTTGAAATGCTAAAAGATCAGGAGCAGGTAAGACAAATTTCTTCTGAAGTTGCAATGACTAAACTGAAAGATGTTATTTTAGAAAAAGCTACAAAAAAAGAAACTGAAATCTCTCATGACGAGTTTTTAGAAGAACTTAAAAAGTAA
- a CDS encoding ABC-F family ATP-binding cassette domain-containing protein, which translates to MLSVQGLGLHHSGNYLFQNVNFTIKKDDKVGLVGKNGAGKSTLLKMLSGEISFYEGNVVPEGNVTIGFLKQDLDFVKGRTVWNETMQAFEQINAWKEELEEVNHQMTVRTDYESDSYSDLINRMTELNDLLLNHDAYNLEGDMEKVLFGLGFKADDFQKITDEFSGGWRMRIELAKLLLQKNDIMLLDEPTNHLDMESIIWLENFLKDYPGAIVLVSHDKQFMTAVCNRTFDINNKKVDDYKANYSKYLVMREDRREKLIQAKKNQDAEIKQMEDNINKFRASATKASFAQSLIKKLDKIERIEVDNEDVSKFNIRFVQSQVPGKIIFEAENLGKAYGEKQIFDDVDFIVQRGDRIALLGQNGQGKTTLAKILAGDIKDYSGSWNLGHNVNIGYFAQNQEEVLTPNKTVQEEAEDAATEETRPRVRDLLGSFLFQGEAVNKKTKVLSGGERNRLALCKLLLRPFNTLIMDEPTNHLDIQSKEIIKLALQKFEGTLIVISHDREFLQGLCDKIYEFRDGKMKEFLGDINEYLEFRQKESIREISAEKAKLHSDDAKKAETKKVEEKPAANNTQSSSIVTKEQKNIQNKLKKVEEQITELETKIENFETLFTKENPSEETLEKYNKTKEELDLALQEWEYLGTQLN; encoded by the coding sequence ATGCTTTCGGTTCAGGGTTTAGGATTACATCATTCGGGAAATTATTTGTTTCAAAATGTCAATTTTACCATCAAAAAAGATGATAAAGTAGGCTTGGTCGGTAAAAATGGAGCCGGAAAATCTACATTATTGAAAATGCTTTCAGGAGAAATTTCTTTCTACGAAGGAAATGTGGTTCCCGAAGGAAATGTTACCATTGGTTTTTTGAAGCAGGATCTTGATTTTGTGAAAGGGAGAACTGTCTGGAACGAAACAATGCAGGCTTTTGAGCAGATTAATGCCTGGAAAGAAGAACTGGAAGAGGTTAATCACCAAATGACTGTAAGAACCGACTACGAAAGCGACTCCTATTCGGATTTAATTAACAGAATGACCGAATTGAATGATCTTCTTCTGAATCATGATGCCTATAATCTGGAAGGCGATATGGAAAAAGTTCTTTTCGGTCTGGGCTTTAAAGCAGATGATTTTCAGAAAATTACCGACGAGTTTTCAGGAGGTTGGAGAATGAGAATTGAACTCGCAAAACTCCTTCTTCAAAAGAACGATATTATGCTTCTCGATGAGCCTACCAACCACTTGGATATGGAATCTATTATCTGGCTCGAGAACTTCTTAAAAGATTATCCGGGAGCGATTGTTTTGGTGAGTCACGATAAACAGTTTATGACTGCTGTGTGTAACCGAACTTTCGATATCAACAATAAAAAAGTAGACGATTATAAAGCCAATTATTCCAAATATCTGGTGATGCGTGAAGACCGCCGAGAAAAACTGATTCAGGCTAAGAAGAATCAGGATGCGGAAATCAAGCAGATGGAAGACAATATCAATAAATTCCGAGCAAGTGCTACCAAAGCATCTTTTGCACAGTCTTTAATAAAGAAGTTAGATAAAATCGAGCGTATAGAGGTTGATAATGAAGATGTTTCTAAATTTAATATTCGTTTTGTGCAATCTCAAGTTCCGGGAAAAATCATTTTTGAAGCCGAAAACTTAGGGAAAGCGTATGGCGAAAAACAGATATTTGATGATGTAGATTTCATCGTACAAAGAGGAGACAGAATTGCTCTTTTGGGACAGAACGGACAGGGAAAAACGACTTTGGCTAAAATTTTGGCAGGTGATATTAAAGATTATTCCGGAAGCTGGAATTTAGGACATAATGTGAACATTGGATACTTTGCTCAAAATCAGGAAGAAGTTTTAACGCCGAATAAAACCGTTCAGGAAGAAGCCGAAGATGCTGCAACCGAAGAAACCAGACCCAGAGTAAGAGATTTACTGGGTTCTTTCCTTTTTCAGGGTGAAGCTGTGAATAAAAAAACTAAAGTGCTTTCCGGAGGAGAAAGAAACCGTCTTGCACTTTGTAAACTGTTGTTGCGTCCGTTCAATACGCTTATTATGGACGAACCTACCAATCACTTAGATATTCAGTCGAAAGAAATTATTAAACTCGCTTTACAGAAGTTTGAAGGTACTTTAATTGTAATTTCTCACGACAGAGAATTTTTACAAGGACTTTGCGATAAAATTTATGAATTCCGTGACGGTAAAATGAAAGAATTCTTAGGCGATATCAACGAATATTTAGAATTCAGACAAAAAGAATCCATCCGTGAAATTTCTGCAGAAAAAGCAAAACTGCACAGCGATGATGCAAAAAAGGCTGAAACTAAAAAAGTGGAAGAAAAACCTGCCGCCAATAATACTCAGTCTTCCTCCATTGTTACTAAAGAGCAGAAAAATATTCAGAACAAACTGAAAAAAGTAGAAGAGCAGATTACTGAACTCGAAACGAAGATAGAAAATTTTGAAACTTTATTTACTAAAGAAAATCCTTCTGAGGAAACGTTGGAAAAATACAACAAAACCAAAGAAGAGCTCGATCTTGCCCTTCAGGAATGGGAATATTTGGGAACTCAGCTTAATTAA
- a CDS encoding LuxE/PaaK family acyltransferase — translation MKNIFAIDTEAEFFEACLDVFKFQYENIEVYRKFVDYLNIRPENVTSLAEIPFLPIEIFKNHTVLDKNKITDFYFQSSGTTQMNLSKHFIADEKLYQESIEKSFEKFIGKPEDFIFLGLLPNYLERQNSSLVYMVDYLIKKSGKPENGYFLYNHTDLFDLLSSIKDKKVILFGVSFALLDFLDTLESQQLSLAESQNLTVIETGGMKGRKEEMTKDELLKILQKGFKTSKIYSEYSMTELLSQAYSLGNNEYEFPNWMRILIRNTEDPFSYEKDGRTGAINIIDLANIHSCSFIATQDLGKINQNKFQVLGRIDHSDIRGCSLLVS, via the coding sequence TTGAAAAATATATTCGCCATCGACACCGAAGCAGAGTTTTTTGAAGCTTGCCTAGATGTTTTTAAATTTCAATACGAAAATATTGAAGTGTACAGAAAATTTGTTGATTATCTTAATATTCGCCCTGAAAATGTAACATCTTTAGCAGAAATACCGTTTCTACCAATAGAAATATTTAAAAATCATACCGTTTTAGATAAAAATAAAATTACAGATTTTTACTTTCAAAGTTCGGGAACAACGCAGATGAATCTTTCTAAACATTTTATTGCAGACGAAAAACTTTATCAGGAAAGTATTGAAAAAAGCTTTGAGAAATTTATAGGAAAACCTGAAGATTTTATTTTTCTGGGTTTATTACCCAATTATCTCGAAAGACAGAATTCTTCACTGGTGTATATGGTAGATTATTTAATAAAGAAATCCGGAAAGCCTGAAAATGGTTATTTTCTTTACAATCATACCGATTTGTTTGATCTTTTATCGAGTATTAAAGATAAAAAAGTCATTCTTTTCGGGGTTTCTTTTGCACTTCTCGATTTCTTGGATACTTTAGAGTCGCAGCAACTTTCTCTTGCAGAATCTCAAAATCTTACGGTGATAGAGACGGGCGGAATGAAAGGAAGGAAAGAGGAAATGACCAAAGATGAATTGCTGAAAATACTTCAAAAAGGTTTTAAAACTTCAAAAATTTATTCTGAATATTCTATGACAGAATTGCTTTCGCAGGCATATTCTTTGGGAAATAATGAATATGAATTTCCCAATTGGATGAGAATTTTAATTAGAAATACAGAAGATCCTTTCAGTTACGAAAAAGACGGCAGAACCGGTGCTATTAATATTATAGATTTGGCAAATATTCATTCTTGTTCTTTTATTGCTACTCAGGATTTAGGGAAAATCAATCAAAATAAATTTCAGGTTTTAGGCAGGATAGATCATTCGGATATTCGTGGTTGCAGCCTTTTGGTGAGTTAG
- the aqpZ gene encoding aquaporin Z encodes MISKTSKFIAEMFGTMVLVLMGCGSAVIAGADGTTGVGLLGISFAFGLSVVAMAYAIGHISGCHINPAISIAMVAAGRMKMDEAVRYVIAQILGAIIGAGILYVIFTNHPGAEMKPWALGSNGWGTGYLDAYNTTAAFVAEFVFTFIFLMVILGSTSTKNINGGFAGLAIGFSLVLIHIVGIKITGVSVNPARSIGPAIFAGGEALSQLWLFIAAPVLGGIAAAFTYNLMIEKPEKI; translated from the coding sequence ATGATTTCAAAAACTTCAAAATTTATTGCCGAAATGTTCGGCACAATGGTACTTGTTCTTATGGGTTGCGGAAGTGCAGTAATTGCCGGAGCAGATGGCACAACCGGGGTTGGACTATTAGGAATTTCTTTTGCATTCGGACTGAGTGTTGTTGCCATGGCGTACGCAATAGGACATATTTCCGGATGCCACATTAATCCGGCTATTTCTATCGCAATGGTTGCCGCAGGAAGAATGAAGATGGACGAAGCTGTTCGTTACGTCATTGCACAAATTCTCGGAGCTATTATCGGAGCCGGAATTCTGTATGTAATTTTCACCAATCATCCCGGCGCAGAGATGAAACCTTGGGCACTTGGATCCAATGGTTGGGGAACAGGATATTTGGACGCTTATAATACTACCGCAGCTTTTGTAGCCGAATTTGTGTTCACCTTTATTTTCCTTATGGTTATTTTGGGATCTACATCTACCAAAAACATCAACGGCGGATTCGCAGGTTTAGCAATAGGCTTTTCTTTGGTACTCATTCACATTGTTGGTATAAAAATAACAGGAGTTTCCGTAAACCCTGCAAGAAGTATAGGACCGGCAATATTTGCAGGAGGAGAGGCACTTTCTCAGCTTTGGCTGTTTATTGCAGCACCGGTTTTGGGTGGTATAGCCGCAGCTTTCACTTATAATTTAATGATTGAGAAGCCAGAAAAAATATAG